The proteins below come from a single Salvelinus fontinalis isolate EN_2023a chromosome 1, ASM2944872v1, whole genome shotgun sequence genomic window:
- the LOC129859196 gene encoding neurofilament medium polypeptide, with protein MSHQIEYRSGSPHRRAQDDYSRYQHKLTGSPSASRTVIGFESATAFMNRGYATTPKSEFGSVPRSDIFLDLSNTFTGVLTKMNEKELLHGLNGRFSGFIEKVRHLENQNELLEREIEEIKQKAQSPASLAQEHESELMDLRKLVHDITLQKRQIVIEHQNLEEDFLTLRDKYDQEARERSDAEKGILVLKKDANDAYLAKLQLDKKAQSLVDEIHFLKKNHEDEVLEMVAQIHESQVTVEGHAFAKPDITAALRDIRAELEGHAASDILEAEEGFRVQFTKLTKAAESNREALKATQQEIQENRRRFQGKNIELDCAKGTREALEKQLHELEERHYSEMINYQDTVRQLENELTNAKLDMSGHLREYQDLLNVKMALDVEILSYRKLLEGEEFHLSTISDTHISMPYIYRQSPVYTLSSLARQGGPTRRSEPQYKFVEEIITETTREVESEFEETGSEETGEGEKEGEESDKAERRGKEEEDEEKGEDVGKVDLKVDAPEEEGEQEEESKGQQIETSAEVEVNGDGVSPSEGENGEEGDDKGEEDIDTGDNTQSEVKSAKATSEEEKEKLDTTEEIDGEIKDVGEPLEKDNTPKHDKSLPEVPMKGDISIEPKTSEDIQTESSIKGEPQVPTEDISKEPKKVSEESKKESPSKEKKEVDLKEQSALALEQKPDQKAHRVSDQLQEAESAVATQEEDLPEPTEKDMKSPDITAELKNSSTKETWGQVKSSDDSGVKTTQDDKTVGGKISAGLPSTTTECEEEPVPKTPEKEVGLTEPKMSSKDDSVKTVEQNESNGSENFTNDISTAEEKVKESDKSSKLDTTIYPKEETTPQPEPTITPKEETSPKMDPMVTPKYETAPKPDPTVTTKETSQSEPTITHKEEPSPKPEPAVTPKEETSPKPASNVTTKEETSPKPESTFNPKYEISPKPAPTVTPKETSKPAPIIKPTEITPRDEISPISNLIITPESTTTPTESETISSGGKAETATPPEKQVPAVAKSKDSHREAPESSTTQAKPEESTAKEPEKVTDPNDETPKTENVKTKASEEKPEHVEISITNTSPVKEQDVSDMGLKEKTVDGKTTEGAQSKIDEKGFTGVDEESKDDKTAKKTSTGQATQPTAEKQAKPKTWDLTSF; from the exons ATGAGCCACCAAATTGAGTATCGGTCGGGTTCTCCACATAGGAGAGCTCAAGATGACTATTCCCGCTATCAACACAAACTGACCGGATCCCCCTCGGCGTCCAGGACCGTTATAGGCTTTGAGTCGGCTACCGCATTTATGAACAGAGGATATGCGACGACGCCAAAGAGCGAATTCGGATCGGTTCCGAGATCGGATATATTTTTAGATTTATCAAACACGTTTACCGGGGTGTTGACAAAAATGAATGAGAAAGAACTGCTCCATGGGCTGAACGGCCGTTTCAGCGGGTTCATCGAGAAGGTGCGTCATTTGGAGAACCAAAATGAATTGCTCGAGAGGGAAATCGAGGAaatcaaacagaaggcacagtCCCCCGCATCTCTGGCACAGGAGCACGAGTCGGAGCTTATGGATCTGAGGAAACTAGTGCATGACATCACCCTTCAGAAGCGTCAGATCGTGATAGAACATCAGAACCTGGAGGAAGACTTCCTCACCTTGAGAGACAAGTACGACCAGGAGGCTCGTGAACGCTCGGATGCAGAGAAAGGCATCCTGGTGCTGAAAAAGGACGCCAACGACGCATACCTGGCAAAACTTCAGCTGGACAAGAAAGCGCAGTCTCTGGTGGACGAGATTCACTTCCTGAAGAAAAACCACGAGGACGAGGTGTTGGAGATGGTGGCCCAGATCCACGAGTCTCAGGTGACGGTCGAGGGGCACGCCTTTGCAAAACCCGATATCACTGCGGCTCTCCGGGACATCCGTGCAGAGTTGGAAGGTCACGCCGCCTCCGACATCCTTGAGGCCGAGGAGGGTTTCCGTGTCCAGTTCACAAAGTTGACAAAAGCggcagagagcaacagagaggcgCTGAAGGCAACACAGCAGGAGATCCAGGAGAACAGAAGGCGCTTCCAAGGGAAGAACATTGAACTGGACTGCGCGAAAGGAACGAGAGAGGCCCTGGAAAAACAACTACATGAGCTGGAGGAGCGTCACTATTCGGAAATGATTAATTACCAG GACACTGTCAGGCAGCTGGAGAATGAGCTGACTAATGCTAAACTAGACATGTCTGGCCACCTGAGAGAGTACCAGGACCTGCTGAATGTCAAAATGGCTTTGGATGTGGAGATTCTCTCTTACAG GAAACTCCTGGAGGGTGAGGAGTTCCATCTGTCCACCATCTCTGACACCCACATCTCCATGCCCTACATCTACCGCCAGTCCCCTGTCTACACCCTTTCTTCCCTGGCCCGGCAGGGAGGGCCCACACGCAGGTCTGAGCCCCAGTACAAGTTTGTAGAGGAGATCATCACTGAGACCACCAGAGAGGTGGAGTCCGAGTTTGAGGAGACAGgctctgaggagacaggagagggagagaaggagggagaggagagtgacaaagctgagaggaggggtaaggaagaggaggatgaggagaaaggGGAAGATGTAGGTAAAGTGGATCTTAAAGTGGATGCCCcagaggaagagggggaacaGGAGGAAGAGTCTAAGGGACAGCAGATAGAAACATCAGCAGAGGTCGAGGTAAATGGAGATGGAGTTAGCCCTAGCGAGGGAGAAAatggagaggaaggagatgaCAAAGGAGAGGAGGACATTGACACAGGTGACAATACACAAAGTGAAGTCAAATCAGCTAAGGCCACCAGTGAGGAAGAGAAGGAAAAACTGGACACAACAGAGGAGATAGACGGTGAGATAAAAGATGTGGGGGAGCCATTAGAAAAAGATAACACCCCAAAACATGACAAGTCCCTTCCAGAGGTTCCCATGAAGGGTGACATCTCCATAGAACCCAAAACGTCCGAGGATATTCAAACAGAAAGTTCAATAAAGGGTGAACCACAGGTCCCCACAGAGGACATCTCAAAAGAGCCCAAAAAGGTGTCAGAGGAGAGCAAAAAAGAAAGCCCATCAAAAGAGAAAAAAGAGGTAGATCTGAAAGAGCAGAGCGCCCTAGCATTGGAGCAGAAGCCTGATCAGAAGGCGCACAGAGTATCAGACCAACTTCAAGAGGCAGAGAGTGCTGTGGCAACACAAGAAGAGGATCTCCCTGAGCCCACAGAGAAGGACATGAAATCCCCTGATATCACTGCTGAGCTGAAAAACAGCTCCACCAAGGAGACATGGGGACAGGTGAAGTCATCAGATGATTCTGGTGTAAAAACTACACAGGATGACAAAACGGTAGGAGGTAAAATTTCAGCCGGACTTCCCAGCACAACAACTGAGTGTGAGGAAGAGCCTGTGCCAAAGACCCCTGAAAAGGAGGTGGGTCTGACAGAGCCAAAAATGAGCAGCAAGGATGATAGTGTAAAAACTGTTGAGCAGAATGAATCTAATGGCAGTGAAAATTTCACAAATGATATCTCAACAGCTGAGGAAAAAGTGAAAGAATCTGATAAATCCTCTAAACTAGACACAACTATTTACCCTAAAGAGGAAACAACCCCACAACCAGAGCCAACCATCACCCCCAAAGAAGAAACATCCCCAAAAATGGACCCAATGGTCACCCCCAAGTACGAGACAGCACCTAAACCAGACCCCACAGTCACAACTAAAGAAACATCACAATCAGAACCAACCATTACCCATAAAGAAGAACCATCCCCTAAACCAGAACCAGCAGTCACCCCTAAAGAAGAAACTTCCCCAAAACCAGCCTCAAACGTCACCACTAAAGAGGAGACCTCCCCTAAACCAGAATCAACCTTCAACCCAAAATATGAAATATCCCCTAAACCAGCCCCAACCGTTACCCCTAAAGAAACATCAAAACCAGCCCCAATCATCAAACCTACCGAGATCACCCCTAGAGATGAAATATCCCCTATATCAAACTTAATCATTACCCCAGAATCAACGACCACCCCTACAGAGAGTGAAACGATCAGCAGTGGTGGCAAAGCTGAGACTGCCACACCACCAGAGAAACAAGTGCCTGCCGTTGCAAAGAGCAAGGACTCACACAGAGAGGCGCCAGAGAGCAGCACAACTCAGGCGAAACCAGAGGAGAGTACGGCTAAAGAGCCTGAGAAGGTTACGGATCCCAACGATGAAACCCCAAAGACAGAGAACGTGAAGACCAAGGCCTCTGAGGAAAAACCTGAACATGTGGAGATATCTATTACAAATACATCGCCAGTGAAAGAACAGGATGTATCAGACATGGGTTTGAAAGAGAAAACTGTTGACGGGAAGACAACAGAAGGGGCACAATCTAAAATAGACGAGAAAGGCTTTACAGGAGTTGATGAAGAGAGCAAAGATGACAAAACTGCGAAGAAGACATCAACAGGGCAAGCTACTCAGCCAACTGCAGAAAAGCAAGCTAAACCTAAAACCTGGGACTTAACCTCTTTTTAG
- the ifit8 gene encoding interferon-induced protein with tetratricopeptide repeats 8 — NQLNYCCLNFLKIILSDSENTLENNLKKLQCHFTWELNKEQADLNLLEIKLRETLEVVHEGFEGNLKRHSLNLLAYIKHLKGEDKRALECLEKAERENAHGERLCVVTYGNLAWVCHHIGDDIRADGYIQKLEELHKASATASTSVLQASATASTSVLLVPREVHSEKAWSLLKFSKHHYTRAKECFQLALQMEPEDKEWNSGFAFSLFRQEGLVIREDQRLSYEDSLAVKQLNYVLELNPDSAMTRVYLGLKCYKNRRNAEAWGYMRKALSLAPYDLSVVLQVGRFMKKEQSYDEALAVLHRMLQRAPNSSRLHHEIANNYRWKAKQSGDPHDQTLLKRCVFHLEEGARLNPTHIYPQVELAVRYSELKDTTKAMEKFQELWSRSDLKPSNRQAWHRMYGDVHLYHLGSERTAVNHYKEGMRLYNISTEWSQCRRRLLKVLSFNKERRGDDPYNIREFVDSFKRGVFNVEKAGVSTLTLGHP, encoded by the exons aaccAGCTAAATTACTGTTGTTTAAATTTTCTAAAAATCATTCTCAGTGACAGTGAGAACACCCTTGAAAATAACCTAAAGAAACTGCAATGTCACTTCACCTGGGAGCTAAACAAGGAACAGGCTGACCTCAACCTCCTGGAGATAAAACTACGTGAAACCCTGGAAGTAGTTCATGAGGGCTTTGAAGGCAATCTGAAAAGACACAGTTTAAACCTGCTGGCTTATATTAAACACCTGAAAGGTGAAGATAAGAGAGCACTGGAATGCTTAGAGAAGGCAGAGAGGGAAAACGCTCATGGCGAGAGGCTGTGTGTAGTGACGTATGGaaacctggcctgggtctgccaTCACATTGGAGATGACATAAGAGCAGACGGGTATATTCAGAAGCTGGAGGAGTTACACAAGGCCTCTGCCACAGCATCCACCTCTGTACTGCAGGCCAGTGCCACAGCCTCAACCTCTGTCCTGCTTGTGCCCAGAGAGGTCCACAGTGAGAAGGCCTGGTCCCTCCTCAAGTTCTCAAAGCACCACTACACAAG aGCGAAGGAGTGCTTTCAGTTGGCTCTGCAGATGGAGCCTGAAGATAAGGAGTGGAACTCGGGTTTTGCCTTCTCTCTGTTCCGCCAGGAGGGCCTGGTGATTAGGGAGGACCAGAGGCTCTCCTATGAGGATTCCCTTGCTGTTAAACAGCTGAATTATGTCCTGGAGCTCAACCCAGACAGCGCCATGACCAGGGTCTACCTGGGCCTGAAGTGCTACAAGAACCGGAGGAATGCAGAGGCCTGGGGCTACATGAGGAAGGCTCTGAGTCTGGCACCCTACGACCTCAGTGTGGTACTACAG gtggGGAGGTTCATGAAAAAGGAGCAGAGTTATGATGAAGCCCTGGCAGTGCTGCATAGGATGCTGCAGAGGGCGCCAAACTCTTCCCGCCTGCACCATGAGATAGCCAACAACTACCGCTGGAAGGCTAAGCAGAGCGGAGACCCCCACGACCAAACACTGCTCAAACGCTGTGTGTTCCATCTGGAGGAGGGGGCACGCCTCAACCCCACACACATCTACCCTCAG gtGGAGCTGGCTGTGAGGTACTCAGAGCTGAAGGACACCACTAAGGCCATGGAGAAGTTCCAGGAGCTGTGGTCCCGGTCAGATCTGAAGCCCTCCAACCGCCAGGCCTGGCACCGCATGTATGGTGACGTCCATCTCTACCACCTGGGCTCTGAGAGGACCGCTGTCAACCACTACAAGGAGGGCATGAGGCTCTATAATATATCAACTGAATGGAGTCAGTGTAGAAGAAGGCTGCTCAAAGTGCTGAGTTTtaacaaggagaggagaggagatgacccCTATAATATCAGAGAGTTTGTTGACTCATTCAAGAGAGGGGTTTTTAATGTGGAGAAAGCTGGGGTGTCAACACTGACACTGGGCCACCCCTAA